From a single Ischnura elegans chromosome 7, ioIscEleg1.1, whole genome shotgun sequence genomic region:
- the LOC124161950 gene encoding MRN complex-interacting protein: protein MLIFRFFACYHKFQSLSLPFDHFKLFEEAIKYPPLYRPDKMAQTFQALKCFKCQTFQVQIKKKSNRWSCKLCGEKQSFMQIYGEGSSKDCRIHVQRLNSLRAAQEAAVRAEQEDANDSEDIEANSSLECTEGDASGNASSTSKSTSKWSSYLENDAENSESDSEEEESYEPVNTHSRNRTKLSSKWADYLDNDSSTSACGKTKRKAEHMTESNACAPMNPQGLPLDNGHEEDSVGVRHQYEQKFTSKRRSDSKHVGKTHSKTVSHCGTAKRNHDVRGTKREFSAENTPHVDQKPSKKVFCSSESVDLDEVLKL, encoded by the exons ATGCTAATATTTAGATTTTTCGCTTGTTATCATAAGTTTCAGTCATTGTCTTTGCCATTcgatcattttaaattattcgaAGAAGCTATTAAATATCCGCCCTTATACCGTCCTGATAAAATGGCTCAAACTTTTCAAGCGCTGAAATGTTTTAAGTGCCAGACTTTTCAA GTCCaaataaagaagaaaagtaaCCGGTGGTCCTGCAAACTGTGCGGAGAGAAGCAATCATTCATGCAG ATATATGGTGAAGGCAGCAGCAAGGATTGCAGAATACATGTACAGAGGTTAAACAGTTTGAGGGCAGCTCAGGAGGCAGCTGTTAGGGCAGAGCAAGAGGATGCAAACGATAGCGAAGACATAGAAGCGAACAGCAGCTTGGAATGCACAGAAGGAGATGCTTCTGGAAATG CATCAAGCACGTCCAAGTCAACCAGCAAATGGTCATCGTACCTGGAAAATGATGCAGAGAATTCAGAGAGTGATTCAGAAGAGGAAGAGTCCTACGAACCAGTAAACACTCATTCGAGGAACAGAACAAAATTAAGCAGCAAGTGGGCAGATTATCTGGATAATGATTCCAGTACCTCAGCCTGTGGCAAGACAAAGCGCAAAGCAGAACACATGACTGAATCTAATGCATG TGCACCTATGAATCCCCAAGGGTTACCACTGGACAATGGCCATGAAGAAGATTCCGTTGGTGTAAGGCACCAATACGAACAAAAATTTACCTCCAAACGCAGGTCCGATTCCAAGCATGTTGGAAAGACTCATAGCAAGACTGTCTCTCATTGTGGCACTGCCAAAAGAAATCATGATGTCCGAGGAACGAAGAGAGAGTTCTCGGCTGAAAATACTCCGCACGTCGACCAAAAACCTTCCAAAAAAGTCTTTTGCTCGAGTGAGAGTGTCGATTTGGATGAAGTTTTGAAATTGTGA